A region of the bacterium genome:
GCGAGAAGCGGGAGTCGCCGCCTGAGCAAGAAGGGTGATCCGATCGCAGATCCGTAGATCTGCAGAGGGTCGCGCGACGCAGCGCAGGCGGATGCATCGCGCTTCGCAGCCGCAGCCTCCCTGTGCAGAGGTTCCCTAGCTATGCGGGTGGGCCAGGCGTTTTCTGCAGCGGCCAAAATGGCGCACGAATTCGCTGAATGTGCGATCGCTCAGGCGCATCGCTTCGGCGATGCGCTCACGAGTCTCGGCGCGGATCGAGTTCGGGTCGATAGCGCCTCCGAGTTCTTCGATCTCGGCGAGGTGCACAGGAACACTGAGCCAGCGCTCGATCAGTGCAGCATCGACTTCGAGATGAAACTGCAGGCCATATGCGTGTTCGCCGTAGCGAAAGGCCTGATTTTCACAGGCTTCCGAGTGAGCGAGCCGAACCGCTTGATCCGGTAGATCAAAAGTGTCTCCGTGCCACTGGAAGATGCGTTCGGATTGCGCAAAATGGCCGAAGAGCGGGTCGAGTCGGCCTTCCTCAGTAAGGGAGACGTCATACCAGCCGATCTCCTTTCGCGGATTCGGGCGCACGGATGCTCCCAGCGCGCGGGCGAGCAGTTGAGCGCCGAGACAGATTCCCAGAATCGGGATCCCTCGTTGTAGCGCATCCCGGATCAACTCCACTTCAGTCAGAAGGTGGGGGAAGCCTGCATCGTCGTAGACGCTCATCGGGCCACCGAGGACGATCAGGCCGTGATAGCCGTCAAGACTCGGCTGGGACTTGGGATAGCGGCCAAAGTTCACGTATTTGATGCGGAATCCAAAGCTCTTGAAGAGCGGATTCAGGGTTCCGAGGAGTTCGAACGGCACGTGCTGACAGACGAGAAGCTTGTTCATGATGCCCGGCACAGCGTCCTTTCGATTCCCGTCATCGGTTCAGACGTCGTCCGGCGAGAGCGGAATCTGCCCGCGGATGGACGAGGTCGTGGCCTGGCAGGTATCCGGGTTCGGTCGAGGGTCACCGGCCCGTGAAAACCGGCTCCCGCTTTTCGAGAAACGCTCGCGGTCCTTCTTTCGCATCTTCGCTCTGGAAAACCGGCATGCCGATCGGCATCTCCTTTTGCTCGAAAGCCTCGGCTTCTGGGAGGCCGAAACTCTCGCGAGCAGAACGCAAGATTGCCTTGACGGCGATGGGGCCGTTCTTTGCAATTCGCGCGGCGACCTCGCGTGCCTTGCTCAGTGCCTGGCCATCGGGCACGACGTGGCCAATCAATCCGAAATCGAGGCATTGAGCGGCGCTGTACGCCTCACCCGTAAGCAGCATCTCGAGTGCAACCGTATAGGGGATCTGGCGCGGAAGGCGCACCGTCGAACCGGCCATCGGAAAGAGTCCGCGTTGTACCTCCGTCACCCCGAACTTCGCGCTCTCGCCAGCAACGCGAATATCGGTACCCTGAAGGATCTCCGTTCCTCCGGCCAGGGCGAATCCCTCGACCGCGGCGATCAGCGGCTTGCTGGGGCGGTAGGTCTTCAACCAACCGTCGAAGATCACATTGGGTTCTTTCTTCAAGCGTTCCTCGAACTCGTCATCCGGAGGCGCACCCGAGCTGAGCTTGCCGATCACGGAGAGATCCATTCCCGCACAGAAACTCTCACCCGCGCCAGTCAGAATTCCGACTCTCAAGTCATCATCGGAATCGAGACGGCGCCAGGCATCCGACAGACCGCACAACACTTCGGCGTTCACTGCATTCTTCTTTTCGGGGCGGTTGATGGTGACGGTCAGAATGTGCGCGTTCTGTTCAGTAAGTAGAGCCTTGGCCATCGAGTTCATCTCCTTGTCTCA
Encoded here:
- a CDS encoding type 1 glutamine amidotransferase, with protein sequence MNKLLVCQHVPFELLGTLNPLFKSFGFRIKYVNFGRYPKSQPSLDGYHGLIVLGGPMSVYDDAGFPHLLTEVELIRDALQRGIPILGICLGAQLLARALGASVRPNPRKEIGWYDVSLTEEGRLDPLFGHFAQSERIFQWHGDTFDLPDQAVRLAHSEACENQAFRYGEHAYGLQFHLEVDAALIERWLSVPVHLAEIEELGGAIDPNSIRAETRERIAEAMRLSDRTFSEFVRHFGRCRKRLAHPHS
- a CDS encoding crotonase/enoyl-CoA hydratase family protein — encoded protein: MAKALLTEQNAHILTVTINRPEKKNAVNAEVLCGLSDAWRRLDSDDDLRVGILTGAGESFCAGMDLSVIGKLSSGAPPDDEFEERLKKEPNVIFDGWLKTYRPSKPLIAAVEGFALAGGTEILQGTDIRVAGESAKFGVTEVQRGLFPMAGSTVRLPRQIPYTVALEMLLTGEAYSAAQCLDFGLIGHVVPDGQALSKAREVAARIAKNGPIAVKAILRSARESFGLPEAEAFEQKEMPIGMPVFQSEDAKEGPRAFLEKREPVFTGR